One genomic region from Parerythrobacter aestuarii encodes:
- a CDS encoding carboxynorspermidine decarboxylase has protein sequence METKAGDPGAFAHFDLNRVDSPAFIVDAPKLRSNLQILAEIRDAAEIKVLAALKAFSMWSVAPIIGEYLDGVCTSGLWEARLASEFYDGEISTYCAAYKPEDLEEVCRLSDHVIFNSPQQIERARLILEQARLTAGDFEIGLRINPMVPTGEVPRYDPSSPGSRLGFPIDQLTPEVMEGIDGIHFHNLCEQDFEPLHQTWDKVFDAIEPWFGQLKWINMGGGHHITRADYQREELVEFLRDAKDDTGAEIYLEPGEAVALDAGILVGTILDAGVNEVPFAITDVSATCHMPDVIEAPYRPAMLHESVEGEAVRLGGPSCLAGDVIGDYHLPVPCEPGQRFAFLDQAHYSMVKTNTFNGVPLPSIWLWDSENDQLELVKEFGYEDFRDRLS, from the coding sequence ATGGAAACCAAAGCCGGCGATCCGGGCGCGTTTGCGCATTTTGACCTGAACCGCGTCGATAGCCCTGCTTTCATTGTCGATGCCCCGAAATTGCGGTCGAATTTGCAGATCCTCGCTGAAATCCGCGACGCGGCCGAGATCAAGGTGCTGGCCGCGCTCAAGGCTTTCAGCATGTGGTCGGTGGCGCCGATCATCGGAGAATATCTCGATGGGGTCTGCACCAGCGGTTTGTGGGAAGCACGGCTCGCCAGCGAGTTCTATGATGGCGAGATCAGCACCTATTGCGCGGCCTACAAGCCGGAGGACCTCGAAGAGGTCTGCCGCCTGTCCGACCATGTCATCTTCAACTCGCCGCAGCAGATCGAGCGGGCGCGGCTGATCTTGGAACAGGCGCGGCTGACGGCGGGCGATTTCGAGATCGGGCTGCGCATCAACCCGATGGTGCCGACCGGCGAAGTCCCGCGCTACGACCCTTCCAGCCCCGGCTCTCGTCTCGGCTTCCCGATCGACCAGCTGACGCCGGAGGTCATGGAAGGGATCGATGGCATCCACTTCCACAATCTGTGCGAGCAGGATTTCGAGCCGCTGCACCAGACCTGGGACAAGGTGTTCGACGCGATCGAGCCGTGGTTCGGCCAGCTCAAGTGGATCAACATGGGCGGCGGCCACCATATCACCCGTGCCGACTACCAGCGCGAGGAGCTGGTCGAATTCCTGAGGGATGCCAAGGACGATACCGGGGCCGAGATCTATCTCGAGCCGGGCGAGGCGGTGGCACTCGATGCCGGGATCCTGGTCGGCACCATTCTCGATGCCGGTGTCAACGAAGTGCCCTTTGCGATCACAGATGTCTCGGCCACCTGCCATATGCCCGATGTCATCGAAGCGCCGTATCGTCCGGCGATGCTGCACGAGAGCGTGGAAGGTGAGGCGGTCCGCCTCGGCGGCCCTTCCTGCCTCGCCGGTGATGTTATCGGCGACTACCACCTGCCGGTGCCCTGCGAGCCGGGCCAGCGTTTCGCTTTCCTCGACCAGGCGCATTATTCGATGGTCAAGACCAACACCTTCAACGGCGTGCCTTTGCCGAGTATCTGGCTGTGGGACAGCGAAAACGACCAGCTCGAGCTGGTGAAGGAGTTCGGCTACGAGGACTTCCGCGACCGCTTGAGCTGA
- a CDS encoding LemA family protein yields the protein MGVIIVLVVVAVIALLVVGIYNRLVGLRQNVRQGVADIDAQLRQRHDLIPNLVETVKGYATHEQDTFEQVTEARNRAAAGNLSSSDEAQLKVALDRLLALAENYPDLKANTNFQELQRELANTEDKLAAARRALNAAVARFNTARESFPAVMFAGALGFQEADFHRLDDSEQGVVDQVPQVSFK from the coding sequence ATGGGCGTGATAATCGTTTTGGTCGTGGTGGCGGTCATCGCCCTGCTCGTGGTGGGGATATACAACCGCCTTGTCGGCTTGCGGCAGAATGTCCGCCAGGGGGTCGCCGATATCGACGCCCAGCTGCGCCAGCGGCACGACTTGATCCCCAACCTTGTCGAGACAGTGAAGGGCTATGCCACGCACGAGCAGGACACGTTCGAACAGGTGACCGAAGCCCGCAATCGCGCCGCAGCCGGGAACCTTTCGTCATCGGACGAAGCCCAGCTGAAGGTCGCTCTCGATCGTCTCCTGGCGCTGGCTGAAAACTATCCCGATCTCAAGGCCAACACCAATTTCCAGGAACTCCAGCGCGAACTCGCCAACACTGAAGACAAGCTGGCCGCTGCCCGCCGCGCGCTCAATGCAGCGGTGGCTCGCTTCAACACCGCGCGCGAGAGTTTCCCGGCCGTGATGTTCGCCGGCGCGTTGGGGTTCCAGGAAGCGGACTTCCACCGCCTCGACGACAGCGAGCAGGGTGTTGTTGACCAGGTTCCGCAGGTCAGCTTCAAGTAA
- a CDS encoding PDDEXK family nuclease encodes MEFRSRAEARWAFAFDRLGLDWDYEPEGFDLHHGWYLPDFYIPYWDAYFEVKGRKPTAHEILLCDDLSVFTEKPVIISHGPPHPDRSIFEGHFSTFQPEFDVDGNLYADWHTGGFVYGRRADHPNCSFHIGNLNFLGCPRGAELRRAISMAASHRFGSH; translated from the coding sequence GTGGAATTTAGATCGCGTGCCGAGGCGCGATGGGCATTCGCTTTTGATCGTCTGGGACTCGATTGGGACTACGAACCGGAGGGCTTCGATCTGCATCACGGCTGGTATTTGCCCGATTTCTATATCCCGTATTGGGATGCCTATTTTGAGGTTAAGGGGCGAAAACCAACTGCGCATGAAATCTTACTCTGCGATGATCTCTCGGTTTTCACCGAGAAGCCGGTGATCATTTCACATGGACCACCGCATCCTGACCGTTCGATTTTCGAGGGACACTTCTCAACCTTTCAACCTGAATTTGACGTTGATGGTAACCTGTATGCGGACTGGCATACTGGCGGTTTTGTTTATGGCAGGCGTGCCGATCACCCTAATTGCTCGTTCCATATCGGCAATCTGAATTTCCTAGGTTGTCCTCGAGGTGCTGAGCTTCGACGCGCCATTTCTATGGCGGCTAGCCACCGGTTTGGAAGTCACTAG
- a CDS encoding DUF3137 domain-containing protein has product MPDIDRLMAGSLGQFLEEQRSARAEAKSQAWSRGWKAAIVLGPLLLAGLILIPIDFTVKLWGAGFACVAAYGWATGPIREAKKRVKIGINQGIAEALGILYSHDGDEGREFELAKQFRLLPSHDRSSTEDYWSGELEGHQFLLHEAHLEERRGSGKNRRWVTVFRGAIIRIASGRRFHGTTLVQRAGKHQSWFGLGGRKDSVKFKGHQLDAVDMVHPDFEDTFEVWSDDQVEARYLVDPLYVERLLAMENAFEGKDVCSLFVEGDIIVAVRGGNMFEGGTMNPERDRAMVEQCAQQFASMGNLAKQVNQQLGWSDQSG; this is encoded by the coding sequence ATGCCTGACATCGACCGGCTGATGGCCGGATCGCTGGGGCAATTCCTTGAAGAGCAGCGCAGCGCCCGTGCCGAAGCCAAGTCGCAAGCCTGGAGCCGTGGCTGGAAGGCGGCCATCGTGCTCGGTCCGTTGCTGCTTGCTGGCCTTATCCTGATCCCGATCGACTTCACCGTAAAGCTTTGGGGGGCCGGCTTTGCCTGTGTTGCTGCCTATGGATGGGCCACCGGGCCGATCCGCGAAGCCAAGAAGCGGGTCAAGATCGGCATCAACCAAGGCATCGCCGAGGCGCTGGGTATCCTTTATTCACACGATGGCGACGAAGGGCGCGAGTTCGAACTGGCAAAGCAATTCCGCCTGCTGCCTTCGCATGACCGGTCTTCGACCGAAGACTATTGGAGCGGTGAGCTCGAAGGGCACCAGTTCCTGCTGCACGAGGCGCACCTTGAGGAACGACGCGGATCAGGCAAGAACCGGCGCTGGGTTACGGTATTTCGCGGGGCAATCATCCGCATTGCCTCCGGACGCCGCTTCCATGGCACGACACTGGTCCAGCGTGCCGGCAAGCACCAGAGCTGGTTCGGGCTCGGCGGGCGGAAAGACAGCGTCAAGTTCAAGGGCCACCAGCTCGATGCGGTCGACATGGTCCATCCGGATTTCGAGGACACCTTTGAGGTCTGGAGCGACGACCAGGTCGAAGCCCGCTACCTGGTAGATCCACTCTATGTCGAGCGGCTGCTGGCGATGGAAAACGCCTTCGAAGGAAAAGACGTCTGTTCGCTTTTCGTCGAAGGCGACATCATCGTGGCGGTTCGCGGTGGCAACATGTTCGAAGGCGGCACGATGAACCCTGAGCGTGACCGCGCCATGGTCGAACAGTGCGCCCAGCAATTCGCGTCGATGGGCAACCTTGCCAAGCAGGTGAACCAGCAGCTGGGCTGGAGCGACCAGTCCGGCTAG